The Rhinopithecus roxellana isolate Shanxi Qingling chromosome 9, ASM756505v1, whole genome shotgun sequence genome contains a region encoding:
- the REEP4 gene encoding receptor expression-enhancing protein 4 isoform X2 codes for MMYWIVFALFMAAEIVTDVFISWFPFYYEIKMAFVLWLLSPYTKGASLLYRKFVHPSLSRHEKEIDAYIVQAKERSYETVLTFGKRGLNIAASAAVQAATKSQGALAGRLRSFSMQDLRSIPDVPAPAYQDPLYLEDQVSHRRPPIGYRAGGLQDSDTEDECWSDTEAVPRAPARPREKPLIRSQSLRVVKRKPPVREGTSRSLKVRTRKKTMPSDMDS; via the exons GGCAGCAGAGATCGTTACAGACGTTTTTATCTCCTG GTTCCCTTTCTACTATGAGATCAAGATGGCCTTTGTGCTGTGGCTGCTCTCACCCTACACCAAAGGCGCCAGCCTGCTTTACCGCAAGTTTGTCCACCCGTCCCTGTCCCGCCATGAGAAG GAGATCGATGCGTACATCGTGCAGGCCAAGGAGCGCAGCTATGAGACCGTGCTCACCTTCGGGAAGCGGGGCCTCAACATTGCCGCCtcggctgctgtgcaagctgccaCCAAG AGTCAGGGGGCGCTGGCCGGCAGGCTGCGGAGCTTCTCCATGCAGGACCTGCGCTCCATCCCTGACGTGCCTGCCCCTGCCTACCAGGACCCTCTCTACCTGGAGGACCAGGTGTCCCACCGGAGGCCACCCATTG GGTACCGGGCTGGGGGCCTACAGGACAGCGACACCGAGGATGAGTGTTGGTCGGATACTGAGGCAGTCCCCCGGGCGCCAGCCCGGCCCCGAGAGAAGCCCCTAATCCGTAGCCAGAGCCTGCGTGTGGTCAAGAGGAAGCCACCAGTGCGGGAG gGCACCTCGCGCTCCCTGAAGGTTCGGACGAGGAAAAAGACTATGC